The proteins below are encoded in one region of Micromonospora pisi:
- a CDS encoding endo-1,4-beta-xylanase — MKLRRWIVVGAVALATVGTLNSLPASAGGQPRPADQSLRALGMRHDLYIGTAVDMAALNDPADPQYRQLVGSQFSSVTAENVMKWESLEPTRGTYNWGPADQLIAYAKQNNQRVRGHVLVWHNQLPGWLTTGVADGSIDTAELRDILRNHITTVVKHFKGKIWQWDVVNEAVSDPWDNPPALHYKGFWAQHLGPGYVADAFRWARAADPNALLFYNDYNIEAFGSGNPADDKTQFVYDMVKRLRATGVPIDGVGSQGHLGTQYGNYDTLQVADALERFGDLGLATAFTEVDVRSQMTPGVQAGDSNEINPRLQASAANYSVLLQACLLSRHCLSFTVWGFTDRHSWIPGWFDNPPEGLATLYDENYQPKRAYQTVKADLIFAGAPHVLPRIPQKPRR; from the coding sequence ATGAAGTTGAGACGATGGATCGTCGTCGGTGCCGTTGCCCTGGCGACCGTCGGCACGCTGAACAGCCTGCCGGCGTCCGCCGGTGGCCAGCCCCGACCCGCGGACCAGAGTCTGCGTGCCCTCGGCATGCGCCACGATCTCTACATCGGCACCGCGGTCGACATGGCCGCGCTGAACGACCCGGCCGACCCGCAGTACCGACAGCTCGTCGGCTCGCAGTTCTCCTCGGTCACCGCGGAGAACGTGATGAAGTGGGAGAGCCTGGAGCCGACCCGGGGGACCTACAACTGGGGCCCCGCCGACCAGCTGATCGCCTACGCGAAGCAGAACAACCAGCGGGTCCGTGGTCACGTACTGGTGTGGCACAACCAGTTGCCGGGCTGGCTCACCACGGGTGTCGCCGACGGCTCGATCGACACGGCCGAGCTGCGTGACATCCTGCGTAACCACATCACCACCGTGGTCAAGCACTTCAAGGGCAAGATCTGGCAGTGGGACGTGGTCAACGAGGCGGTCAGCGACCCCTGGGACAACCCGCCGGCTCTGCACTACAAGGGCTTCTGGGCCCAACACCTCGGCCCCGGGTACGTCGCTGACGCGTTCCGGTGGGCCCGTGCCGCCGACCCGAACGCGCTGCTGTTCTACAACGACTACAACATCGAGGCGTTCGGTTCGGGCAACCCCGCCGACGACAAGACCCAGTTCGTGTACGACATGGTCAAGCGGCTACGGGCCACCGGCGTGCCGATCGACGGCGTGGGCAGCCAGGGCCACCTGGGCACCCAGTACGGCAACTACGACACTCTCCAGGTCGCCGACGCCCTCGAACGCTTCGGCGATCTCGGCCTGGCCACCGCCTTCACCGAGGTCGACGTACGCAGCCAGATGACGCCCGGGGTGCAGGCCGGGGACTCGAACGAGATCAACCCACGGTTGCAGGCGTCGGCGGCGAACTACAGCGTTCTGCTGCAGGCGTGTCTGTTGAGCCGGCACTGCCTGTCGTTCACCGTGTGGGGCTTCACTGACCGGCACTCCTGGATCCCGGGCTGGTTCGACAATCCGCCCGAGGGTCTGGCCACGCTCTACGACGAGAACTACCAGCCGAAGCGGGCGTACCAGACGGTGAAGGCGGATCTGATCTTCGCCGGTGCACCCCACGTGCTGCCACGCATTCCGCAGAAGCCGCGCCGGTAG
- a CDS encoding polysaccharide deacetylase family protein: MSPRRHPSRSAAAVLSALLAAVGGAAVLLGAGPSLAAPNCSNGYVALTYDDGPNGGTTTSLLNALTANGVRATFFNIGQRAQQNQALVRAQQQAGMWIGNHSWTHPHLTQMSAAQMTSELSQTQQAIQQATGTAPRLFRPPYGETNATLRSVESQLGLTEVLWSVDSQDWNGASTAAIVQAASSLQNGGVILMHDGYQTTINAIPQIVANLTSRNLCAGMISTSTGRAVAPDGGNPGPTATSSPPPPGGAACTASYRETQRWGDRFNGEVTIRAGGTALTSWTATVTVRSPQRVATVWNGSPSWDSSGTVMTVRPSGNGSVPPGGSTTFGFTVMANGNWAAPTVSCRTP; encoded by the coding sequence ATGTCACCCAGACGCCACCCCTCCCGGTCGGCCGCCGCCGTCCTCTCCGCGCTGCTCGCCGCCGTTGGCGGGGCCGCGGTCCTGCTCGGCGCCGGCCCGTCGCTCGCCGCCCCGAACTGTAGTAACGGCTATGTCGCCCTGACCTACGACGACGGGCCCAACGGAGGAACCACCACCAGCCTGCTCAATGCGCTCACCGCCAACGGCGTACGCGCCACCTTCTTCAACATCGGGCAGAGGGCGCAGCAGAACCAGGCGCTGGTCCGGGCTCAGCAGCAGGCCGGCATGTGGATCGGAAACCACAGCTGGACCCATCCGCACCTGACCCAGATGAGCGCCGCGCAGATGACCTCCGAGCTGAGTCAGACCCAGCAGGCCATCCAACAGGCGACCGGCACCGCGCCACGGCTCTTCCGGCCTCCGTACGGCGAGACCAACGCGACGCTGCGATCGGTCGAGTCCCAGCTCGGGCTCACCGAGGTGTTGTGGAGCGTGGATTCCCAGGACTGGAACGGCGCCAGCACCGCCGCCATCGTGCAGGCCGCGAGCAGCCTGCAGAACGGTGGCGTGATCCTCATGCACGACGGCTACCAGACAACCATCAACGCCATCCCGCAGATCGTCGCGAACCTGACCAGCCGTAACCTCTGCGCGGGCATGATCTCCACCAGCACCGGCCGGGCGGTGGCGCCCGACGGTGGCAACCCGGGTCCGACGGCCACCTCTTCGCCGCCCCCGCCCGGCGGAGCCGCCTGCACCGCCAGCTACCGGGAGACGCAGCGCTGGGGTGACCGTTTCAACGGCGAGGTCACCATCCGGGCCGGCGGCACCGCCCTCACCAGTTGGACGGCGACCGTGACCGTACGCAGCCCACAGCGGGTCGCCACGGTCTGGAACGGCAGCCCCAGCTGGGACAGCAGCGGCACTGTCATGACCGTCAGACCCAGCGGCAACGGCAGTGTGCCGCCTGGTGGCAGCACCACCTTCGGCTTCACCGTGATGGCCAACGGCAACTGGGCCGCTCCGACGGTCTCCTGCCGTACCCCCTGA
- a CDS encoding polysaccharide deacetylase family protein yields the protein MIDTASGDGNVVSYTFDDGPNPADTPRLLSVLREHHVKAVFCLWGEHAVAHPDLVREIVSAGHTLGNHGMRHDDMGGWTPEQIEADLRDTNTAIRAAVPGARIPYFRAPFGSWGRTPAVAAQMGMQPLGWRLAIADWAPPGTETLVDRLLTGVTPGAVVLMHDGGGDRSQTVDAVEQTVPLLTSRGWRFTLPARAG from the coding sequence ATGATCGACACCGCCAGCGGTGACGGCAACGTCGTCAGTTACACCTTCGATGACGGACCGAACCCCGCCGACACCCCACGACTCCTCTCGGTCCTGCGCGAACATCACGTCAAGGCCGTGTTCTGCCTCTGGGGGGAACACGCCGTGGCCCACCCCGACCTGGTACGCGAGATCGTGTCCGCCGGTCACACCCTGGGCAACCACGGGATGCGACACGACGACATGGGCGGCTGGACTCCGGAACAGATCGAGGCCGACCTTCGGGACACGAACACCGCGATCCGTGCCGCGGTTCCCGGTGCCCGCATTCCGTACTTCCGTGCGCCCTTTGGCAGTTGGGGCCGGACGCCGGCGGTGGCCGCCCAGATGGGGATGCAGCCGTTGGGCTGGCGGCTGGCCATCGCCGACTGGGCACCACCCGGCACCGAGACGCTGGTCGACCGCCTGCTGACCGGCGTGACGCCCGGTGCGGTGGTGCTGATGCACGATGGCGGCGGTGACCGGAGCCAGACCGTCGACGCCGTCGAGCAGACCGTTCCGCTGCTGACGTCGCGGGGGTGGCGTTTCACCCTTCCGGCCCGAGCCGGCTGA
- a CDS encoding ABC transporter permease, translated as MSSAHLIVLRHLWVLRHGRPWNLVVNGIFEPFLYLLSVGIGIGQLVDGGATGGDASRYAAFVAPALLATSAMNSAVNETTSNVWWRVRFDKLYDAIVTTPMRTGDIAVGEIAASVLRSTLSATCFLLVITALGMVHSWWAVLAVPAAVLIAFAFSAAGLAAATYIDEPHHHQYLQLCMLPMFLFATTFYPLSVYPTAVQALVAALPLYQSIELLRGLTTGQLGVGMLGAVAYLVAMGVGGTWLAVRRLSGMLLT; from the coding sequence TTGTCGTCCGCGCACCTGATCGTCCTACGCCACCTGTGGGTGCTGCGTCACGGTCGCCCCTGGAACCTCGTCGTCAACGGAATCTTCGAGCCCTTCCTCTACCTGCTGTCGGTCGGCATCGGCATCGGGCAGCTCGTGGACGGGGGCGCGACCGGCGGCGACGCCAGCCGCTACGCCGCGTTCGTCGCACCCGCCCTGCTCGCCACCTCGGCGATGAACAGCGCCGTCAACGAGACCACCAGCAACGTGTGGTGGCGGGTGCGCTTCGACAAGCTCTACGACGCGATCGTGACCACGCCGATGCGGACCGGCGACATCGCGGTCGGCGAGATCGCCGCGTCGGTGCTGCGCAGCACCCTCTCCGCCACCTGCTTCCTCCTGGTCATCACCGCACTCGGCATGGTCCACTCCTGGTGGGCGGTGCTCGCCGTACCGGCCGCCGTGCTGATCGCCTTCGCCTTCTCGGCCGCCGGGCTCGCCGCGGCGACGTACATCGACGAACCGCACCACCATCAGTACCTGCAACTCTGCATGCTGCCGATGTTCCTGTTCGCGACGACCTTCTACCCGCTGTCGGTGTACCCGACAGCGGTGCAGGCGCTGGTCGCCGCGTTGCCGCTCTACCAGAGCATCGAACTGCTGCGCGGGCTGACCACCGGGCAGCTCGGCGTCGGCATGCTCGGCGCGGTCGCGTACCTGGTGGCGATGGGGGTGGGCGGGACGTGGCTGGCGGTCCGTCGGTTGAGCGGCATGCTGCTCACCTGA
- a CDS encoding ABC transporter permease, with the protein MTTGIITPVGRETGTGTGTERALRAYRYWTLRYRRTWRGTVVISVANPLLFLIAMGLGLGRLISPDSAVLGGVDYLAFFAPGMLAAASMQNGIIEAAFPVSWSRRPGGAYPVAAGTPLEPEDILHGHLLFMTVRVALSAAAFLLVMVAFGAARSPLVWLTLLAATLTGMAFALPAAAWAVTLTDVGPVTGIFKWVVMPLYLFSGTFFAVEQLPDALRPVVYVTPLWHGVDLCRTLSLGTATWPTSLAHVAYLSALVTAGYLLARRNYRRNLYA; encoded by the coding sequence ATGACCACCGGAATCATCACCCCGGTCGGCCGCGAGACGGGCACGGGTACGGGGACCGAGCGGGCGCTGCGCGCGTACCGCTATTGGACGTTGCGCTACCGACGGACCTGGCGCGGCACCGTGGTGATCAGTGTGGCGAACCCGCTGCTCTTCCTGATCGCGATGGGTCTCGGACTGGGCCGGCTGATCAGCCCGGACAGCGCCGTGCTCGGCGGGGTCGACTATCTCGCGTTCTTCGCCCCCGGCATGCTCGCCGCCGCGTCGATGCAGAACGGCATCATCGAGGCGGCCTTCCCGGTGAGCTGGAGCCGCCGACCGGGCGGCGCCTACCCGGTCGCCGCCGGTACGCCACTGGAGCCCGAGGACATCCTCCACGGCCACCTGCTCTTCATGACGGTACGGGTGGCGCTGAGCGCCGCCGCGTTCCTGCTGGTGATGGTGGCGTTCGGAGCGGCCCGGTCACCGCTGGTCTGGTTGACCCTGCTGGCCGCGACGCTCACCGGTATGGCGTTCGCCCTGCCGGCCGCCGCCTGGGCGGTCACGCTCACCGACGTCGGTCCGGTGACCGGGATCTTCAAATGGGTGGTCATGCCGCTCTATCTCTTCTCCGGCACCTTCTTCGCGGTCGAGCAGCTGCCCGATGCGCTGCGCCCGGTCGTCTACGTCACGCCGCTCTGGCACGGCGTCGATCTCTGCCGCACCCTGAGCCTCGGTACGGCAACCTGGCCGACCAGCCTGGCACACGTGGCCTACCTCAGCGCCCTGGTCACCGCCGGCTACCTGCTCGCCCGCCGCAACTACCGACGCAACCTCTACGCGTAG
- a CDS encoding ABC transporter ATP-binding protein, protein MTALLVEAVGLVKRYPPRDRRSPSFTAVNGIDFTLHRGQAFGFLGPNGAGKSSTMRMIACVSPPTAGTLRVLGMDPVTDGRRIRARIGVVAQDDALDRELTVRENLLIYGRYFGLPKQVIADRTDRLLEFAQLSERGAERVEALSGGMRRRLTIARSLINEPEILLLDEPTTGLDPQARHILWDRLFRLKQQGVSLILTTHYMDEAEQLCDRLVVMDAGRIVAHGSPAELIATHSTREVLELRFGIGEQATALEKLQAAGVRDRLEALPDRLLWYTAEGETALGVVHQLGLSPVTAMVRRASLEDVFLALTGRTLVD, encoded by the coding sequence GTGACCGCTCTCCTCGTGGAGGCCGTCGGCCTCGTCAAGCGCTACCCGCCCCGCGATCGCCGCTCCCCGAGCTTCACCGCGGTCAACGGCATCGACTTCACCCTCCATCGTGGCCAGGCCTTCGGGTTTCTCGGCCCGAACGGCGCAGGCAAGTCGTCCACCATGAGGATGATCGCCTGTGTCTCCCCTCCCACCGCCGGAACGCTGCGGGTGCTCGGCATGGACCCGGTGACGGACGGCCGGCGGATCCGGGCCCGGATCGGCGTCGTAGCGCAGGACGACGCACTGGACCGGGAGCTGACCGTACGGGAGAACCTGCTCATCTACGGCCGCTACTTCGGCCTCCCCAAGCAGGTCATCGCGGACCGCACCGACCGGCTACTGGAGTTCGCCCAGCTCTCCGAGCGCGGTGCCGAACGGGTGGAAGCACTCTCCGGTGGGATGCGACGCCGGCTGACCATCGCCCGGTCCCTGATCAACGAGCCGGAGATCCTGCTGCTCGACGAGCCGACGACCGGCCTCGACCCGCAGGCCCGGCACATCCTCTGGGACCGACTGTTCCGGCTCAAGCAACAGGGCGTCAGCCTCATCCTCACCACCCACTACATGGACGAGGCCGAACAGCTCTGCGACCGGCTCGTGGTGATGGACGCCGGCCGCATCGTGGCGCACGGCTCCCCGGCCGAACTGATCGCCACCCACTCGACCCGCGAGGTCCTCGAACTGCGGTTCGGCATCGGCGAGCAGGCCACCGCACTGGAAAAGCTACAGGCGGCGGGTGTCCGGGACCGACTGGAGGCACTGCCCGACCGGCTGCTCTGGTACACCGCCGAGGGCGAAACGGCGCTCGGTGTCGTACACCAGTTGGGGTTGAGCCCGGTCACGGCGATGGTGCGCCGGGCGAGCCTGGAGGACGTCTTCCTCGCGCTGACCGGCCGGACGCTGGTGGACTGA
- a CDS encoding DinB family protein, with protein sequence MSSPPRIRPPFVADERTQLLGWYDMQRAIVHYKCEGLSDEDAHRSLLPTSPLMTMAGIVSHLRWVEHTWFEVLFLGRPADGPAFQEGPEAADMMVEGIPIGQLLADYERQCAISNEIIASHSLDEVGQHPDFRSAAATLRWMVIHMVEETARHAGHMDTIRELLDGETGYY encoded by the coding sequence ATGTCCTCACCTCCCCGGATCCGCCCCCCATTCGTGGCCGACGAGCGGACCCAGCTTCTCGGCTGGTACGACATGCAGCGCGCGATCGTGCACTACAAGTGCGAAGGGCTCTCCGACGAGGACGCGCACCGATCGCTGCTGCCGACCTCGCCGTTGATGACCATGGCCGGCATCGTCTCCCATCTGCGCTGGGTGGAGCACACCTGGTTCGAGGTCCTGTTCCTCGGTCGACCGGCCGACGGGCCGGCGTTCCAGGAGGGGCCCGAGGCCGCCGACATGATGGTCGAGGGGATTCCGATCGGCCAACTGCTGGCCGACTACGAGCGGCAGTGCGCGATCTCGAACGAGATCATCGCGAGTCACTCGTTGGACGAGGTCGGCCAGCACCCGGACTTCAGGTCGGCGGCGGCGACCCTGCGCTGGATGGTGATCCACATGGTCGAGGAGACCGCCCGGCACGCCGGCCACATGGACACCATCCGCGAGCTGCTCGACGGTGAGACCGGCTACTACTGA
- a CDS encoding Nramp family divalent metal transporter, with protein MTQTAPDRFPTRHLPRVSVRDLPEPPTSAWPVIGPGVIAAGVGLASGEFILFPYIASQVGLVFLWAAAVGIVTQWFLNMEIERYTLATGETALTGFSRFWRHWGLVFALMVYFANLWPGWASSSATMVTYLFGGDATWIAIGMLVVIGLTLTLAPVIYTALERVEFVKVGLVVVFLVVAVIFAVSADAWRALPDTVTAPEFPTELGFALILSALVFAGAGGGQNLVQSNWIRDKGFGMGRYVPRLVSPVTGRPEAAPDAAGFVFEPTEENLGRWRRWWRLANREQLVTFVLISFVTIVLMSMLAYSTVYGTPGLANSVSFLKVEGERLGDSVGPWFGTLFWVIGAVSLFAAAMGIVDYTSRLAADVLKTSYLRRHSESRIYFVLVWGLVGLGCAILLAGFDQPLPLLVVSACVGGLMMFIYSILLLVLNRRVLPPQIRPRSFRVAALVWAVLLFGVFSALTIWQQGERLLDWLR; from the coding sequence ATGACACAGACCGCCCCCGACCGCTTCCCCACCCGACATCTGCCCCGGGTGAGCGTCCGGGACCTGCCCGAGCCGCCCACCTCGGCCTGGCCGGTGATCGGGCCCGGGGTGATCGCCGCCGGAGTGGGGCTCGCCTCGGGCGAGTTCATCCTCTTCCCCTACATCGCCTCCCAGGTGGGACTGGTCTTCCTCTGGGCCGCCGCGGTCGGCATCGTCACCCAGTGGTTCCTCAACATGGAGATCGAGCGGTACACCCTGGCCACCGGCGAGACCGCGCTCACCGGCTTCTCCCGCTTCTGGCGGCACTGGGGTCTGGTCTTCGCGCTGATGGTCTACTTCGCGAACCTCTGGCCCGGCTGGGCGTCGAGCTCGGCGACCATGGTGACCTACCTCTTCGGCGGTGACGCGACCTGGATCGCGATCGGCATGCTGGTCGTGATCGGGCTGACGCTGACCCTGGCGCCGGTGATCTACACCGCGCTGGAACGGGTCGAGTTCGTCAAGGTCGGGCTCGTGGTGGTCTTTCTCGTGGTCGCGGTGATCTTCGCGGTCAGCGCCGACGCCTGGCGCGCGCTGCCGGACACCGTCACCGCACCGGAGTTCCCCACCGAGCTCGGCTTCGCGTTGATCCTCTCCGCGCTCGTCTTCGCCGGTGCGGGCGGCGGGCAGAACCTGGTGCAGAGCAACTGGATCAGGGACAAGGGCTTCGGCATGGGCCGGTACGTGCCCCGCCTGGTCAGCCCGGTCACCGGTCGTCCCGAGGCGGCGCCGGACGCGGCCGGATTCGTCTTCGAGCCCACCGAGGAGAACCTTGGCCGGTGGCGGCGCTGGTGGCGGTTGGCCAACCGGGAGCAGTTGGTCACCTTCGTACTGATCTCGTTCGTCACGATCGTGCTGATGTCGATGCTCGCCTACTCGACCGTGTACGGCACACCCGGCCTGGCCAACAGCGTCTCCTTCCTCAAGGTGGAGGGGGAGCGACTCGGTGACTCGGTCGGCCCCTGGTTCGGCACCCTGTTCTGGGTGATCGGCGCGGTCTCCCTCTTCGCCGCCGCGATGGGCATCGTCGACTACACCAGCCGGCTCGCGGCGGATGTGCTCAAGACCTCGTACCTGCGCCGGCATTCCGAGAGCCGGATCTACTTCGTACTGGTCTGGGGACTGGTCGGGCTCGGCTGCGCCATCCTGCTCGCCGGGTTCGACCAGCCGCTGCCGCTGCTGGTCGTCTCCGCCTGCGTCGGCGGGTTGATGATGTTCATCTACTCGATCCTGTTGCTGGTGCTCAACCGCCGGGTGCTGCCCCCACAGATCCGGCCCCGCTCGTTCCGGGTGGCGGCGTTGGTCTGGGCGGTCCTGCTCTTCGGGGTCTTCTCCGCGCTGACCATCTGGCAGCAGGGCGAACGGCTCCTCGACTGGCTGCGCTGA
- a CDS encoding RNA polymerase sigma factor, whose translation MQTPAHAEATFDAVYAAHYVVLVRLAYVTTGSRQVAEDVVQEVFIEWLRRIDDVREPVPYLRRAVVSRCTSWLRRRIVERRHSTVDQGPPPLPPPDGTTTAVRAALTRLSHRQRSVVFLRYYLDLPVDEIAATLDCRPGTVKSLLHRSLSALQEHLDDE comes from the coding sequence GTGCAAACGCCCGCGCACGCGGAGGCGACCTTTGACGCGGTGTACGCCGCCCACTACGTCGTGCTGGTTCGGCTCGCCTACGTCACCACCGGCAGCCGACAGGTCGCGGAGGACGTGGTGCAGGAGGTCTTCATCGAGTGGCTGCGGCGGATCGACGACGTCCGTGAGCCGGTGCCGTACCTGCGCCGGGCGGTCGTGTCGCGGTGCACCTCGTGGCTGCGCCGCCGGATCGTGGAACGCCGGCACAGCACGGTCGACCAGGGGCCACCACCACTGCCGCCACCGGATGGCACGACCACGGCCGTACGCGCCGCGCTGACCCGGCTCAGTCACCGGCAGCGGTCGGTGGTCTTCCTCCGGTACTACCTGGACCTCCCGGTGGACGAGATCGCCGCCACGTTGGACTGCCGACCCGGCACCGTGAAGTCACTGCTGCACCGTTCGCTCTCCGCCCTGCAGGAGCACCTCGATGACGAGTGA
- a CDS encoding WD40 repeat domain-containing protein, which yields MTSEPDRRITAGLRQVADALPVTPPPVGQLRARAFHRASTGRAAWRRPAFAAAAVLAVLVVVALLPVPGTGGRGWDPASPAVSPTLPHRFAGMSLLTASVSTAPPGPAMALYGQGSLGTRLGTSQVLVLGVDGRTYRRLDLAEQRGATGDDGEWHAAGVLLAPDGTRVAVASEQRVDDGLELVDLRTGAVRRIPLGRPVTVRLLAWTPDGSRLVISMGDGALDGSGSRNGRLAVVDLGNGRVSMVGQELLPDPYLKVAVSPDGELLAVPTGPGRVALVDLTGVVRRSLTLPEGYYLDSPAAWSPDGRLLAVQHLGAVRGGLAFVDVTGVGAPTPAPLSALAHPAALLGWASERAVLVGVEGGDYEIVERSVDGAVTRTVARAGQGPGRIGRVDGLQLAKGLLEDLRVAEVGGPDRGPWPRWWIVSVAALVLGGCWLIRPLRRRVTRMLAGSAAPVDRPAAHDPDRE from the coding sequence ATGACGAGTGAACCCGACCGCCGGATCACGGCCGGGCTGCGGCAGGTCGCCGATGCGCTCCCGGTCACGCCGCCCCCGGTCGGCCAGCTGCGCGCCCGTGCTTTCCACCGTGCCTCGACCGGCAGAGCCGCCTGGCGCCGGCCCGCGTTCGCCGCCGCCGCGGTGCTCGCCGTGCTGGTGGTGGTCGCCCTCCTCCCCGTTCCCGGCACCGGCGGACGTGGGTGGGATCCGGCGAGTCCGGCCGTCAGCCCCACGTTGCCGCACCGGTTCGCCGGCATGTCACTGCTGACCGCGTCGGTGTCGACCGCACCACCCGGCCCCGCGATGGCGCTCTACGGTCAGGGGTCACTCGGCACCCGGCTGGGCACCAGTCAGGTGCTGGTGCTGGGCGTGGACGGGCGGACGTACCGCCGGCTCGACCTGGCCGAGCAGCGCGGCGCGACGGGCGACGACGGTGAGTGGCATGCGGCCGGGGTGCTGCTCGCACCGGACGGCACCCGGGTCGCGGTCGCGAGCGAGCAGCGCGTCGACGACGGGTTGGAACTGGTCGACCTCCGGACCGGCGCCGTCCGGCGGATCCCGCTCGGCCGGCCGGTCACGGTGCGGCTGCTCGCCTGGACCCCGGACGGCTCCCGCCTGGTCATCTCCATGGGCGACGGGGCTCTCGACGGGTCGGGTTCCCGCAACGGCCGGCTGGCCGTGGTCGACCTGGGTAACGGGCGGGTGAGCATGGTCGGCCAGGAGTTGCTGCCGGATCCCTACCTGAAGGTGGCGGTCTCGCCGGACGGGGAACTGTTGGCCGTGCCGACCGGACCGGGTCGGGTCGCCCTGGTCGATCTCACCGGTGTCGTACGGCGCAGCCTCACCCTGCCCGAGGGCTACTACCTGGACAGCCCGGCTGCCTGGTCGCCCGATGGTCGGCTGCTCGCCGTCCAGCATCTCGGTGCGGTACGGGGTGGACTGGCCTTTGTTGACGTGACCGGTGTGGGCGCTCCGACGCCCGCGCCGCTCTCGGCTCTGGCGCACCCGGCCGCACTGCTCGGTTGGGCGTCGGAGCGGGCCGTGCTGGTCGGGGTGGAGGGCGGAGACTACGAGATCGTCGAGCGGTCGGTGGACGGCGCGGTTACCCGTACCGTCGCCCGGGCGGGTCAGGGACCGGGTCGGATCGGCCGGGTCGACGGGTTGCAGCTGGCCAAGGGCCTGCTTGAGGATCTCCGGGTGGCCGAGGTGGGCGGTCCGGACCGGGGGCCCTGGCCCCGCTGGTGGATCGTGTCCGTCGCGGCCCTCGTCCTCGGTGGCTGCTGGCTCATCCGGCCCCTGCGACGCCGGGTGACGCGGATGCTGGCCGGCTCGGCCGCACCGGTCGACCGCCCGGCCGCGCATGACCCTGACCGGGAGTGA